In Mangifera indica cultivar Alphonso chromosome 1, CATAS_Mindica_2.1, whole genome shotgun sequence, a single genomic region encodes these proteins:
- the LOC123219137 gene encoding protein TRANSPARENT TESTA 9-like isoform X2 has protein sequence MSEARPYYCWIIIYIYVFTLDVQLKTFMSKVPDLTSGPATDSEKSQSSDPSSASFGFRCFSRSGFPCRIGFSSAGIRDIYLIPVTRGISGKLILAEKHPFQSQRGIVIAIAPLAGLSPKIDEDHLTWLHLRIKEFDPRSNASNTRVLNAKKSYTAVDGRWTLGFTSAKACEAARMFILEETRKQRSLVESLLAPFLQNNYLENLFDTQVG, from the exons ATGTCAGAGGCAAGGCCTTATTACTGCTGGatcatcatttatatttat GTTTTCACTCTCGATGTTCAACTGAAGACATTTATGTCAAAAGTTCCAGACTTGACGAGTGGTCCTGCCACAGATTCTGAAAAATCCCAATCTTCAGATCCATCATCTGCGAGCTTTGGGTTCAGATGTTTTTCTAG GTCTGGATTCCCATGCAGAATTGGTTTTTCTAGTGCTGGGATCAGGGATATCTACCTGATCCCTGTGACTAGAGGAATATCTGGCAAGCTGATTCTTGCAGAGAAACATCCTTTCCAAAGTCAAAGAGGCATTGTAATTGCGATTGCTCCACTGGCAGGCTTGAGT CCAAAGATAGATGAGGACCATCTGACATGGTTGCATCTTCGGATAAAAGAATTTGACCCAAGATCTAATGCAAGTAATACTAGAGTCCTCAATGCGAAGAAGTCCTATACAGCAGTAGATGGGAGATGGACACTGGGTTTTACTAGTGCCAAAGCATGTGAAGCTGCTCGCATGTTTATACTTGAAGAAACTCGTAAACAAAGATCCCTTGTTGAGAGCCTACTTGCTCCATTCCTACAAAATAACTATcttgaaaatttgtttgataCTCAAGTTGGATAA
- the LOC123219137 gene encoding protein TRANSPARENT TESTA 9-like isoform X3, translating to MSEVFTLDVQLKTFMSKVPDLTSGPATDSEKSQSSDPSSASFGFRCFSRSGFPCRIGFSSAGIRDIYLIPVTRGISGKLILAEKHPFQSQRGIVIAIAPLAGLSPKIDEDHLTWLHLRIKEFDPRSNASNTRVLNAKKSYTAVDGRWTLGFTSAKACEAARMFILEETRKQRSLVESLLAPFLQNNYLENLFDTQVG from the exons ATGTCAGAG GTTTTCACTCTCGATGTTCAACTGAAGACATTTATGTCAAAAGTTCCAGACTTGACGAGTGGTCCTGCCACAGATTCTGAAAAATCCCAATCTTCAGATCCATCATCTGCGAGCTTTGGGTTCAGATGTTTTTCTAG GTCTGGATTCCCATGCAGAATTGGTTTTTCTAGTGCTGGGATCAGGGATATCTACCTGATCCCTGTGACTAGAGGAATATCTGGCAAGCTGATTCTTGCAGAGAAACATCCTTTCCAAAGTCAAAGAGGCATTGTAATTGCGATTGCTCCACTGGCAGGCTTGAGT CCAAAGATAGATGAGGACCATCTGACATGGTTGCATCTTCGGATAAAAGAATTTGACCCAAGATCTAATGCAAGTAATACTAGAGTCCTCAATGCGAAGAAGTCCTATACAGCAGTAGATGGGAGATGGACACTGGGTTTTACTAGTGCCAAAGCATGTGAAGCTGCTCGCATGTTTATACTTGAAGAAACTCGTAAACAAAGATCCCTTGTTGAGAGCCTACTTGCTCCATTCCTACAAAATAACTATcttgaaaatttgtttgataCTCAAGTTGGATAA
- the LOC123219137 gene encoding protein TRANSPARENT TESTA 9-like isoform X1 has product MMCTALEESLQSRSPLFLLEFTVCQQTKYGRATSSKFSRQTMVDAMKVFTLDVQLKTFMSKVPDLTSGPATDSEKSQSSDPSSASFGFRCFSRSGFPCRIGFSSAGIRDIYLIPVTRGISGKLILAEKHPFQSQRGIVIAIAPLAGLSPKIDEDHLTWLHLRIKEFDPRSNASNTRVLNAKKSYTAVDGRWTLGFTSAKACEAARMFILEETRKQRSLVESLLAPFLQNNYLENLFDTQVG; this is encoded by the exons ATGATGTGTACAGCTCTTGAGGAATCTTTGCAATCTAGAAGTCCCTTATTTTTGCTTGAGTTTACTGTCTGCCAACAAACAAAATATG GACGAGCAACTTCTTCCAAATTTTCTAGGCAAACGATGGTTGATGCAATGAAG GTTTTCACTCTCGATGTTCAACTGAAGACATTTATGTCAAAAGTTCCAGACTTGACGAGTGGTCCTGCCACAGATTCTGAAAAATCCCAATCTTCAGATCCATCATCTGCGAGCTTTGGGTTCAGATGTTTTTCTAG GTCTGGATTCCCATGCAGAATTGGTTTTTCTAGTGCTGGGATCAGGGATATCTACCTGATCCCTGTGACTAGAGGAATATCTGGCAAGCTGATTCTTGCAGAGAAACATCCTTTCCAAAGTCAAAGAGGCATTGTAATTGCGATTGCTCCACTGGCAGGCTTGAGT CCAAAGATAGATGAGGACCATCTGACATGGTTGCATCTTCGGATAAAAGAATTTGACCCAAGATCTAATGCAAGTAATACTAGAGTCCTCAATGCGAAGAAGTCCTATACAGCAGTAGATGGGAGATGGACACTGGGTTTTACTAGTGCCAAAGCATGTGAAGCTGCTCGCATGTTTATACTTGAAGAAACTCGTAAACAAAGATCCCTTGTTGAGAGCCTACTTGCTCCATTCCTACAAAATAACTATcttgaaaatttgtttgataCTCAAGTTGGATAA
- the LOC123214544 gene encoding protein SMAX1-LIKE 3-like encodes MRAGGCTVQQSLTAEAASVVKQAVTLARRRGHAQVTPLHVANTMLSASTGLLRTACLQSHSHPLQCKALELCFNVALNRLPASTSTPMLGAQSQSPTISNALVAAFKRAQAHQRRGSIENQQQPLLAVKIELEQLIISILDDPSVSRVMREAGFSSTQVKSNVEQAVSLEICSQNSPVSSNNKCKESNLLVLSHQSAPPVGQIGTKVITKPKVIDPITNEDVMYVIENLMNKRRRNFVIVGECLASVEGVVRGVMEKIDKGDVPEALRDVKFIPLSLSSFRHQNREEVEQKVEEIKSLVRSYIGRGVVFNLGDLEWADYRASSSEPGRGYYSSVEHIIMEIGKLASGIGKNERFWLLGIATFQTYMRCKSGHPSLETVWGLHPLTVPAGSLRLSLITDSDVLSQSLSKRDESGDLEKQLTCCADCSAKFEVEARSLERRNGNRESATSTLPAWLRQYKNENKTLSNNNNDKDTSAVRGLCEKWNSICNSIHKQPYFSERTTLTFSSVSPSSSTSGFSYDHHQYPNFHRTSHFWNTSVVEHEESWAERNLWFSETLNKSTPEPSFRMYFPEHHQNSKQPLSSNPNSTPNSACSSDVMEMEYAHNFKELNAENVTFLCNALEKAAPRQKDIIPEIVTTVLKCRSGMLRRKGNVGDQSEIKEETWLFFQGVDMKAKEMIAKELAMLVFGSHSNFVSIALSSFSSTRADSTEDNRKKRSRDERSCSYIERLAEAVSNNPHRVFFIEDVEQADYCSQKGFKRAIERGIIANSNGDEVGLSDAIIILSCESFSSRSRASSPPVKQISNGSDEEKGTTLEETSLSVSLDLNICIDDDSPEDQSIDEIGLLESVDKRIIFKLLEL; translated from the exons ATGAGAGCAGGAGGTTGCACGGTGCAACAATCCTTAACGGCTGAGGCTGCGAGTGTTGTAAAACAAGCTGTAACGCTCGCCAGACGCCGGGGCCACGCCCAAGTAACCCCACTTCATGTAGCCAACACCATGCTTTCTGCTTCCACTGGACTTCTCAGAACTGCTTGCCTTCAATCTCACTCTCATCCACTTCAGTGCAAAGCCCTAGAGCTCTGCTTCAACGTCGCGCTTAATCGCCTCCCCGCCTCGACGTCGACCCCCATGTTGGGAGCTCAATCTCAATCCCCCACCATCTCTAACGCCCTGGTTGCCGCCTTCAAACGAGCGCAGGCTCATCAAAGGCGCGGCTCGATTGAGAACCAGCAGCAACCACTTTTAGCCGTAAAGATAGAATTAGAACAACTTATTATCTCTATTTTAGATGATCCAAGTGTGAGTAGAGTCATGAGAGAAGCCGGTTTCTCTAGTACTCAAGTGAAAAGCAATGTTGAACAAGCTGTGTCCTTAGAAATTTGTTCCCAAAATAGTCCTGTAAGTAGTAATAATAAGTGTAAGGAAAGTAATCTTTTAGTCCTCTCTCATCAGTCTGCTCCTCCTGTAGGTCAAATTGGAACAAAAGTCATTACTAAACCAAAAGTGATAGATCCAATTACTAATGAGGATGTGATGTATGTTATAGAGAATCTGATGAACAAAAGGAGGAGAAATTTTGTAATTGTGGGAGAGTGTTTGGCGAGTGTTGAGGGTGTTGTGAGAGGAGTGATGGAGAAAATTGATAAAGGAGATGTTCCCGAGGCTTTGAGAGATGTGAAGTTTATTccactttctctttcttcttttaggcatcaaaatagagaagaagttgaacaaaaagttgaagaaatcaAGAGTCTAGTGAGGAGTTATATTGGTAGAGGAGTTGTTTTTAATTTGGGAGATCTTGAATGGGCTGATTATAGGGCTAGTTCAAGTGAACCAGGAAGAGGGTATTATTCTTCTGTAGAACACATCATTATGGAAATTGGGAAATTGGCTTCTGGAATTGGAAAGAATGAAAGATTTTGGCTTCTGGGGATTGCCACTTTCCAAACTTACATGAGATGTAAATCCGGCCATCCATCTCTTGAAACTGTTTGGGGTCTTCATCCTTTAACAGTTCCTGCCGGAAGTTTACGGTTGAGTCTCATCACTGACAG TGATGTGCTAAGTCAGTCCTTAAGTAAGAGAGATGAAAGCGGAGATCTAGAGAAGCAGCTCACTTGCTGTGCGGATTGTTCAGCAAAATTTGAGGTTGAAGCTCGAAGCTTAGAAAGAAGGAATGGTAACAGAGAGTCTGCAACTTCAACCCTTCCTGCATGGCTTCGACAATACAAGAATGAGAACAAAACACTCAGcaataataacaatgataag GATACTTCTGCAGTAAGAGGCCTTTGCGAAAAGTGGAACTCAATTTGCAATTCAATCCACAAACAACCTTACTTTTCCGAAAGAACAACCCTCACTTTCTCTTCCGTTTCACCTTCTTCATCTACTTCTGGTTTCTCATATGACCACCACCAATACCCTAATTTTCACAGGACGAGCCATTTTTGGAATACTAGTGTTGTTGAACACGAAGAGTCATGGGCGGAAAGAAATCTTTGGTTTTCTGAAACTCTTAATAAAAGTACACCTGAACCCAGTTTCAGAATGTACTTTCCTGAGCATCATCAGAACTCCAAACAGCCCCTTTCATCCAACCCTAATTCCACTCCAAACTCGGCGTGTTCAAGCGATGTTATGGAAATGGAATATGCCCACAATTTCAAGGAGTTAAACGCCGAAAACGTAACATTTCTATGCAATGCATTGGAGAAGGCGGCGCCGCGGCAAAAAGATATAATTCCGGAAATTGTGACCACAGTCTTGAAATGCAGGTCCGGTATGttaagaagaaaaggaaatgtTGGAGATCAAAGTGAGATCAAAGAAGAAACTTGGTTGTTCTTCCAAGGTGTTGACATGAAAGCGAAGGAGATGATTGCTAAAGAATTAGCTATGCTTGTTTTCGGCTCCCATTCGAACTTCGTTTCGATTGCATTAAGTAGTTTCTCTTCTACAAGAGCCGATTCCACTGaagataatagaaaaaaaaggtCAAGAGATGAGCGAAGTTGCAGTTACATCGAGAGATTGGCCGAAGCGGTGTCGAATAATCCACACCGAGTCTTCTTCATTGAGGATGTTGAGCAGGCGGATTATTGTTCGCAAAAAGGCTTCAAAAGGGCGATTGAAAGAGGGATAATAGCGAATTCAAATGGCGATGAAGTTGGCCTTAGTGATGCCATTATCATTTTGAGCTGCGAAAGCTTCAGTTCAAGATCAAGAGCGTCCTCTCCTCCTGTGAAGCAAATATCAAACGGCTCTGATGAGGAGAAAGGCACAACATTGGAGGAGACAAGCCTTTCTGTGTCATTGGATTTGAATATTTGCATTGATGATGATAGCCCCGAGGATCAGTCAATTGATGAAATTGGACTTCTTGAATCCGTGGACAAACGGattattttcaaacttcttGAGTTATAA